In a single window of the Debaryomyces hansenii CBS767 chromosome A complete sequence genome:
- a CDS encoding DEHA2A12100p (highly similar to uniprot|P04802 Saccharomyces cerevisiae YLL018C DPS1 Cytoplasmic aspartyl-tRNA synthetase), producing MSEATEKLEKLNIEESKATEVPSVEAGADVPLGEDGQPLSKKALKKLEKEKEKARKKAEREEQLAKEKAEREAKAANDPAKENYGKLPMINSSYKTGTTRVNIKDLSAANDGEEVVFRARAHTSRQQGATMAFITLRQQDNLIQALIKANGESISKQMVKWVGSINLESIVVVHGVVRKVEEEIKSATVQDAEVHVTKIYTIVETPEQLPVLIEDATRSEAEAEAAGLPVVNLDTRLDARVIDLRTPTNQAIFKIQAAVCQLFREFLSTKGFTEIHTPKIIAAPSEGGSNVFEISYFKGKAYLAQSPQLYKQQLIAADFEKVYEVAPVFRAENSNTHRHMTEFTGLDLEMAFEEHYDEVIDVLSDLFVFIFTELKNRYSKEIATVRKQYPVEEFKLPEDGKMVRLHFKEGIAMLREAGKEVDDFEDLSTENEKLLGKLVREKYNTDFYILDKFPLAIRPFYTMPDSEDPRYSNSYDFFMRGEEILSGAQRIHDPVLLKERMNAHEIDPSVPGLDDYVDAFTYGCPPHAGGGIGLERVVMFFLDLKNIRRASLFPRDPRRLRP from the coding sequence ATGTCTGAAGCTACAGAGAAATTGGAAAAgttaaatattgaagaatcaaaGGCTACAGAAGTACCATCCGTTGAAGCTGGTGCTGATGTTCCTTTAGGTGAAGATGGCCAACCATTATCCAAGAAGgcattaaagaaattggaaaaggaaaaagaaaaagcaCGTAAGAAGGCTGAAAGAGAAGAACAATTGGCTAAAGAAAAGGCTGAAAGAGAGGCCAAAGCTGCCAATGATCCAGCTAAGGAAAATTATGGTAAGTTGCCAATGATTAATTCTTCTTACAAGACTGGTACCACCAGAGTCAATATTAAAGACTTATCTGCTGCCAACGATGGCGAAGAAGTTGTTTTCAGAGCTAGAGCCCATACCTCAAGACAACAAGGTGCTACTATGGCATTTATCACTTTAAGACAACAAGATAATTTAATCCAAGCCTTAATTAAAGCTAATGGTGAATCTATTTCTAAACAAATGGTTAAGTGGGTTGGATCTATTAATTTAGAATCGATTGTCGTCGTCCATGGTGTTGTCAGAAAGgtcgaagaagaaatcaagtCTGCAACTGTCCAAGATGCAGAAGTCCATGTCACCAAGATTTACACAATTGTGGAAACCCCAGAACAATTACCTGTTTTAATTGAAGATGCTACCAGAtcagaagcagaagcagaagcagCTGGATTACCAGTTGTCAATTTAGATACTAGATTAGATGCCAGAGTGATTGACTTGAGAACACCAACTAACCAAGctatttttaaaattcaaGCTGCTGTCTGTCAGTTATTCAGAGAATTTTTATCTACAAAAGGTTTCACTGAAATTCATACTCCTAAGATTATTGCTGCACCATCGGAAGGTGGCTCAAATGtgtttgaaatttcttatttcaAAGGTAAAGCATACTTGGCACAATCTCCTCAATTATACAAACAACAATTAATTGCTgctgattttgaaaaggttTACGAAGTTGCTCCAGTTTTCAGAGCAGAAAACTCCAACACTCATCGTCATATGACTGAATTCACTGGGTTAGATTTGGAAATGGCATTCGAAGAACATTATGATGAAGTCATTGATGTTTTATCTGACTTGTTCGTTTTTATTTTTACCGAATTGAAGAACAGATACTCCAAGGAAATTGCTACTGTTAGAAAACAATATCctgttgaagaattcaagcTTCCAGAAGACGGAAAAATGGTCAGACTTCACTTTAAAGAAGGTATTGCCATGTTAAGAGAAGCTGGTAAAGAAGTCGATGActttgaagatttatcaACTGAAAACGAAAAATTATTGGGTAAATTGGTTAGAGAAAAATATAACACCGATTTCTATATCTTAGACAAGTTCCCATTGGCTATCAGACCATTTTACACCATGCCAGATAGTGAAGACCCAAGATACTCCAACTCCTATGATTTCTTCATGAGAGGTGAAGAGATCTTATCTGGTGCTCAACGTATTCACGACCCTGTTCTCTTGAAGGAAAGAATGAATGCTCATGAAATTGACCCAAGCGTTCCTGGATTAGATGACTACGTTGATGCTTTCACCTATGGTTGTCCTCCACACGCCGGTGGTGGTATTGGTTTAGAAAGAGTTGTTATGTTCTTCttagatttgaaaaatattcgTCGTGCATCTTTATTCCCAAGAGATCCAAGACGTTTGAGACCATGA
- a CDS encoding DEHA2A12012p (similar to uniprot|P40335 Saccharomyces cerevisiae YJL053W PEP8 Vacuolar protein sorting protein), giving the protein MSMFFKAPLDIEIRLDNEDTRKHVDVKTPQGRLEKLPIYKDGESVKGTVTIRTREGRKVEHLGVRVQLLGSIETNTDSVVSDDFLSMATELAAPSQLMHPETYPFEFKNVEKQYESYRGKNARLHYYVKVTVSRKSATEITREKELWVYQITAPANQSTSEQGTDARNSQIAQPTTVKMDVGIEDCLHIEFEYSKSRFSLKDVIVGRIYFLLVRLKIKHMELSLIRRETVGAPPNQITDSTTVVRFEIMDGAPVKGETIPIRLFLGGFDLTPTYKDVNKKFSCRTYLSLVLIDEDARRYFKQSEIILYRDS; this is encoded by the coding sequence ATGTCTATGTTCTTCAAAGCTCCTTTGGACATCGAGATTAGATTGGATAACGAGGACACACGGAAACATGTCGATGTTAAGACTCCGCAGGGACGGTTGGAGAAACTTCCTATTTACAAAGATGGAGAGTCTGTGAAGGGAACAGTTACAATTAGAACCAGGGAAGGGAGGAAAGTTGAGCATTTGGGCGTTCGGGTACAGTTGCTTGGGtcaattgaaacaaatacAGATAGCGTAGTTTCGGATGACTTTTTGTCCATGGCGACAGAATTGGCAGCTCCATCACAGTTGATGCATCCTGAAACATATCCATTCGAGTTTAAGAATGTCGAGAAACAATACGAAAGTTATAGAGGGAAAAATGCCCGATTGCACTATTATGTCAAGGTTACGGTGTCAAGAAAGTCAGCCACTGAAATCACAAGAGAGAAGGAACTTTGGGTTTACCAGATAACCGCGCCAGCCAACCAATCTACCTCTGAACAGGGAACGGATGCGAGAAATAGCCAGATTGCACAACCTACAACTGTCAAAATGGATGTAGGTATTGAAGATTGTTTACATATTGAGTTTGAGTACCTGAAGTCCCGTTTCTCTTTAAAAGATGTGATTGTGGGTAGAATATACTTCTTATTAGTAAGATTGAAAATCAAGCATATGGAATTATCTTTAATTCGGAGAGAAACTGTTGGAGCACCACCCAATCAAATTACAGATAGCACTACCGTGGTAAGGTTCGAGATCATGGATGGTGCACCTGTCAAGGGAGAAACAATACCTATACGTTTATTCTTGGGTGGCTTTGACTTAACACCAACTTATAAGGATGTGAACAAAAAGTTCTCCTGCAGAACATACTTATCATTGGTGCTAATCGATGAGGATGCTAGACGTTACTTCAAACAGAGTGAGATTATCCTTTACAGAGACCTGTAA
- a CDS encoding DEHA2A12056p (weakly similar to uniprot|Q06704 Saccharomyces cerevisiae YLR309C IMH1 Protein involved in vesicular transport) gives MFTKLKNFSEDVAKSFNDVNHDGTNGTVHTPNRLKNPINELKNESKVLNTKTPDASDLTQPEDEPISKSSSPSLTENKAELMKSKTIDLAELPPSIRSKMKKFAKYEEKYPILLEAFKTEKRKAELIVSFEKVLQENTPISSISDAGLLVEYLNGVNEKTAMLNEEMRKYAKENSSLNEKLKDVEARLKEALAKDKESEGEGVTKDSISSQESNDELDKLRNTISDLKGKLEKKQAEDKTVEEKGGENKKEEKTDDRQTKQSEEVDGYKKDIESYKKEIESVKDKLVKSESSSRNIKDELSAAIERSNSLEKDLKKLNDMSKNDNETIGLKTKLEEYKKQLAELVDVNSALETEIENKNKELKNFNDISGTMQNDLGNANKSIENLKSEAQELNERASDLLNQLDEKNKIIKELEQGQLNSGQPIEATTPDTPSSNNKKNKKKNKKGGKKNSTTDNQIIVNKESEQGLSAKPEDIQNKYDELKKENERIQSCLKEIDSSKQEISDELKRTKEKYDKLVEEHDDLITNHNKVKSDLKLKIEDVDHLRDSLKTIGDDLVQARDEIKELKAKSKSVKLNNDECLKKELTEMQAKFKELNESKEDIEKSKQELLKSIEDNKSSNSSNEKLLSTVRGEKQKLENSFRELTKDLEASKEKNSDLEKEIEKHLKSIEDNDLSQSSNKADHDALNEKHSALKSKFEETNKQFEIAKQEKDDLNKRIKELSEFKSNDTSLKLEIASLKTSISHKDQLIENFKKKIDELNKSNEELSGSISKLNASNNELQNSNKDLVSEKNTLVTKQELSFEKNNSLNNELLKLQSEKQKLSTELETMKDKHDSLVKDKTSSSNSIQTFRQQYEELSMKSKESLLRIDNLEDELNESRTMLQERTRESSTIRRMLVDAEEQLKLKNHDFKCELTKISKEKSEVENNCQALIKKKQREIDEFKSITDNYLLKIQDLENKCNELKQQYEELQSEKSKNKNTISDKDENFEETQQTIETLRRSLQASSKKVKDFENLNNILKRLNEESNLKFERLSKNYKILTQQYKQIKSSNDSPIESHAQSSESLTKSPSTSSRHSVDDSSSESSNQTNVAYLKNVLLGFFEHKDQRDQLLPVVKTLFNLSSDDEKKFLLALK, from the coding sequence ATGTTCACTAAACTAAAGAACTTTTCTGAAGATGTTGCTAAGAGCTTCAACGATGTTAATCATGACGGTACGAACGGAACTGTGCACACACCGAACCGACTCAAGAATCCTATTAAcgaattgaagaatgaaTCCAAAGTATTGAATACAAAAACACCCGATGCACTGGATTTAACACAACCAGAAGATGAGCCAATATCCAAAAGCCTGTCTCCATCACTCACAGAAAACAAGGCCGAGCTTATGAAGAGTAAAACTATTGATTTAGCAGAGTTACCTCCATCTATTAGGTCtaagatgaaaaaattcgCTAAATATGAGGAGAAATATCCCATTTTATTAGAAGCATTTAAAACAGAAAAGAGAAAGGCCGAGTTAATTGTATCGTTTGAGAAAGTATTGCAAGAAAACACACCAATTTCAAGTATTTCCGATGCTGGCCTATTGGTAGAATATCTAAATGGCGTTAATGAAAAGACTGCAATgttgaatgaagaaatgaGAAAATATGCAAAAGAAAACTCCAGcttgaatgaaaaattaaaggaTGTTGAAGCTCGATTAAAGGAAGCGCTAGCAAAAGATAAAGAATCCGAAGGTGAAGGTGTAACAAAGGACAGCATATCGTCTCAAGAATCAAACGATGAACTTGACAAACTCAGAAATACCATATCGGATTTGAAAGGgaaattagaaaagaaGCAAGCTGAAGACAAAACTGTAGAAGAGAAAGGAGGGGAAAATAAGAAGGAGGAAAAGACAGATGATAGACAAACTAAACAATCAGAAGAAGTTGACGGCTATaagaaagatattgaatcttATAAGAAGGAGATTGAAAGTGTAAAGGATAAATTAGTGAAATCTGAATCTtcatcaagaaatattaagGATGAATTAAGCGCTGCAATCGAAAGATCTAACTCATTGGAGAAAGACTTGAAGAAACTAAACGATATGTCAAAGAATGATAATGAGACAATAGGATTGAAAACTAAATTAGAAGAGTACAAGAAGCAGTTGGCAGAATTAGTAGATGTCAATAGTGCATTAGAAACTGAAATAGAGAACAAAAATAAGGAACTTAAAAACTTTAATGATATATCGGGTACGATGCAAAATGATCTTGGTAACGCGAATaaatctattgaaaatttgaagtcTGAGGCTCAAGAGTTGAATGAAAGGGCTAGTGATTTGTTAAATCAGTTGGATGAAAAAAACAAGataataaaagaattagaacAAGGCCAATTGAATTCTGGGCAGCCAATCGAGGCGACAACCCCAGATACACCATcctcaaataataaaaagaataagaagaagaataagaaGGGtggaaagaagaattcgaCTACTGATAACCAGATAATAGTGAACAAGGAATCAGAACAAGGTTTGTCGGCTAAACCAGAGGatatacaaaataaatatgatgaattaaagaaggaaaatgaaCGAATCCAATCCTGCTTGAAGGAAATCGATTCCAGTAAGCAAGAAATATCAGATGAATTAAAACGAACTAAAGAGAAGTATGATAAGCTTGTTGAGGAACATGATGACTTAATAACAAATCATAATAAAGTAAAATCAGACTTAAAACTTAAGATCGAAGATGTTGATCATTTAAGGGACCTGTTGAAAACTATTGGCGATGACTTAGTTCAAGCAAGAgatgaaataaaagaattgaaagcAAAATCTAAATCAGTCAAGcttaataatgatgaatgCTTGAAAAAAGAACTAACGGAAATGCAGGctaaattcaaagaattaaatgaatcGAAGGAAGATATAGAAAAATCTAAGCAAGAActtttgaaatcaattgaagataataaatcttctaattccTCCAATGAAAAGTTATTGAGTACTGTTAGGGGCgagaaacaaaaattaGAGAATAGTTTCCGTGAATTAACAAAAGACTTGGAGGCTAGTAAGGAAAAGAACTCTGATCTTGAGAAAGAGATTGAAAAGCATTTGAAAAgtattgaagataatgatttatctCAAAGCCTGAATAAGGCAGATCATGATGCATTGAACGAAAAACATTCAGCTTTAAAGTCCAAGTTCGAAGAAACCAATaaacaatttgaaatagctaaacaagaaaaagatgatttaaacaaaagaataaaaGAATTGTCTGAATTCAAAAGTAACGATACTTCACTCAAATTAGAGATTGCATCATTAAAAACATCTATTAGCCATAAAGATCAATTAATcgaaaatttcaagaaaaaaattgatgaattgaacaAACTGAACGAAGAATTATCAGGTTCTATATCTAAATTAAATGCATCGAATAATGAACTACAAAACAGTAACAAGGATTTGGTTTCAGAAAAGAATACATTAGTTACTAAGCAGgaattatcatttgaaaagaataattctttgaataatgaattattgaaactTCAATCGGAAAAACAAAAACTTTCAACAGAATTGGAAACTATGAAGGACAAACACGACTCGTTGGTGAAGGATAAGACTAGCTCAAGTAATTCTATCCAAACATTTAGACAACAATATGAAGAACTTTCtatgaaatcaaaagaatCATTGTTGAGAATTGACAACCTTGAGGACGAACTTAATGAGTCCAGAACAATGTTACAGGAGAGAACAAGAGAGTCATCTACTATAAGGCGTATGTTAGTAGATGCAGAAGAACAACTtaagttgaaaaatcatGATTTTAAATGTGAACTCACAAAAATAAGTAAAGAAAAAAGTGAGGTTGAAAATAACTGCCAGGCATTGATTAAGAAAAAACAAAGAGAAATCGACGAATTTAAATCGATTACggataattatttattgaagatccaagatttagaaaataaatGTAATGAGTTAAAGCAACAGTACGAGGAGTTGCAATCAgagaaactgaaaaataagaatactATTTCGGATAaggatgaaaattttgaagaaactCAACAGACCATTGAAACTTTAAGGAGGTCATTACAAGCTTCTTCAAAAAAAGTCAAGGACTTCGAAAACCTaaacaatattttaaaaagATTAAACGAAGagtcaaatttgaaatttgaaagattgtcaaaaaattataagaTTCTTACTCAGCAGTATAAACAAATTAAGTCATCCAATGATTCTCCAATTGAAAGTCATGCGCAATCTTCTGAATCATTGACGAAATCACCTTCGACTTCAAGTAGACATTCAGTCGACGATTCAAGCTCCGAATCTTCGAACCAAACTAACGTTGCATACTTAAAAAATGTGCTTCTTGGATTTTTCGAACATAAGGATCAAAGGGACCAATTATTACCTGTAGTAAAGACTTTATTCAATCTTAgttctgatgatgaaaagaaattcTTACTAGCCTTAAAATAG
- a CDS encoding DEHA2A12078p (similar to uniprot|P53177 Saccharomyces cerevisiae YGL050W): MQDPFDQKKKSILAEIGATDEITPDASPKGTIDEFCIPIIHLINSNKDMVTTSSCSGRVSVFLEGMKNIDQDDIKIGAKGNYGRWIFVTHDPKDLPDWSSSVNFKYITDGSSYGSTDVNARYILYKFEPLILHVKCRDLEMANNLYSVAMSCGFRESGIGTNNIVGIRISIKLDVPIGFLNETNQELTSFVSEDYLRIITKLSEDRFKENFKKLDALYKAIESLNTLKSPISKVETKEERKSRKMKEGLARREEVRALKEQKKKEKLSSEQQEKHHEQKQ, encoded by the coding sequence atgcAAGACCCCTTCgatcaaaagaagaaatccATTCTTGCTGAGATTGGAGCAACAGATGAGATTACACCAGACGCATCACCTAAGGGTACTATCGATGAGTTTTGCATACCGATAATACATTTGATTAATTCGAATAAAGACATGGTAACGACCTCATCATGCTCAGGAAGAGTCTCAGTCTTTCTTGAAGggatgaagaatattgaCCAGGATGATATCAAAATTGGAGCCAAAGGTAACTACGGTCGTTGGATATTTGTCACTCATGATCCCAAAGACTTGCCTGACTGGTCCAGTTCAGTTAACTTCAAGTATATCACTGACGGAAGCTCATACGGATCTACAGATGTCAATGCCCGTTACATTTTGTATAAGTTTGAACCGTTAATCTTGCATGTTAAATGTAGAGACTTGGAAATGGCAAATAACTTATATTCGGTTGCCATGAGCTGTGGTTTTAGAGAATCGGGAATTGGCACGAATAATATTGTTGGAATAAGGATATCTATAAAGCTAGATGTGCCCATTGGTTTCTTGAATGAAACTAATCAAGAATTGACCTCATTTGTATCTGAAGATTATCTCCGtattattacaaaattatCTGAAGACAGATTTAAggaaaatttcaagaaattagatGCGTTGTATAAAGCGATTGAAAGTTTGAATACTTTAAAAAGTCCAATTTCCAAAGTAGAGACTAaggaagaaagaaagagcagaaaaatgaaagaagGATTAGCCAGAAGGGAAGAAGTACGTGCCTTAAAAGAgcaaaaaaagaaagaaaaactTTCCAGTGAACAACAAGAGAAACATCATGAACAAAAACAATAA
- a CDS encoding DEHA2A12034p (similar to uniprot|P04821 Saccharomyces cerevisiae YLR310C CDC25 Membrane bound guanine nucleotide exchange factor): MSKYLEEIAPDAIAPHDTKEELDEPLKHLDTVIALYDFPGTQPSHLPLNLGDTIYVLTKSDSGWWDGVIIYSNNEYGRGWFPHNYVRLINYVQPVLNKLKSNKEIDSLTAANTAANVLIPSFTNLLQKNLGESERNSPANSTRKNSVVSFASSETSIPSDQKAQSILGSGASNHIPSVSDTLNSVELNHEVVFTDVEEAEHILESYRDEHRRNVMWLPRYTTGGDVVYYCHELDLYCQTIPLTTFRSDIDTCSDAAIPPRDAIYDATILKRDSEFSPINEMSDAILTKTDSNSSSSKDFDPLKRESNASSLNSQSTSASAYHHFSQPLFCMDDLFYYQPSDLGSWSELRGKFQYFLNLSYKALKDYDKQLFSTHFSRLNKIISFVVSATRLVQEDFVGTKYEKSIRRKLKRILSSYSQIYSNGLLHLSVMYYDKNVPESRLFSFNLSKFKARAASTAQDSPTSSISTIKQDPEDHYFDSNKSSKKLSRSDSSFISYLQQIEFEIDNLKYDMNALIKVFRKLSIGKRIKKSDYDGSDPSGDEGEDRYDILPQVYPRFIADEFNGGNWCNPFFESKNTVLNASGDELKNRYHSKIIIDRDAFETIRSYTEEMVKLSEETFEYIDPKIQHLYYNLILKNERNTQILRLIYKYLYFASSMVDMIESFDFTVFCLIHRYASSEDDADKVMSEFKASQLESESEITSNLTFDYPVVLEFFQLKQQFHDIISRIVMATQSLTLEDPDVFKGIKQEDPLYYDRDILKDPNEKAAMLLSNILMEQNNNVKGKSISLNCDSLMYTYLTDGFRLFESLLPIIQSLIEERESILNYATRVMHNDLNVQLLLMERNNTVLSEKSDEGHAYYAGKKQSDAPWYLEGDDEYDLLLDIKGNIKGGTKQALIAHLTHHDYFDSNFNSAFLLTFATIMPIGEFVDLLINRFNLEAPEGLSYEEYNTWISKKQSPIRLRVMNVIKLLIERYWANSYYDETVLSKLLSFAQGPQIKLFSVSKVLQSHLQSLLNHEKVCFEQEPSIPTSKPPPPLIKGYPMKKTKLLDIDYIELARQLTIKEFKLYSKITKFECLTKVWGNKSGLHEDISSITNFIRTSNQLTYFVAYMILRKQEVKKRVHLITYFVQVAEKCKQYNNFSSMTAIISALYSSPIHRLSRTWKHVPIEALTNLRNMNKLMNSSRNFNEYRDVLKFVGSEPCVPFFGVYLSDLTFVYHGNPDYLMNRSRMINFAKRAKTCEIVTGIDRFKSTAYNLQEVAEVQEYLLSWFDKCPTIEEQYQLSLNLEPRINVHGNNAARNQKYSSGTFSFGKH; the protein is encoded by the coding sequence ATGTCGAAGTATTTGGAGGAAATAGCGCCAGACGCCATTGCTCCGCATGATACGAAGGAGGAGCTTGACGAACCTCTCAAGCATCTTGATACTGTAATAGCTCTATACGACTTCCCCGGGACACAACCATCACATTTACCATTAAACTTGGGAGACACCATTTATGTTTTGACAAAATCCGACAGTGGATGGTGGGACGGGgttattatatattctaaCAATGAATATGGGAGAGGATGGTTCCCGCATAACTATGTCCgattaattaattatgtTCAACCGGTGTTGAACAAGTTGAAAAGTAACAAGGAGATAGATTCTCTTACAGCAGCCAACACGGCGGCGAACGTTTTAATACCATCGTTTACGAACTTATTACAAAAGAATTTAGGCGAATCTGAGAGGAACTCTCCTGCTAATAGTACTAGAAAAAATTCGGTGGTGAGTTTTGCCAGTTCGGAGACCAGTATTCCATCAGATCAAAAAGCTCAGTCTATTTTAGGGCTGGGAGCTTCAAATCACATCCCTTCAGTCTCAGACACCTTAAACTCGGTTGAACTTAACCACGAAGTTGTTTTTACTGATGTTGAAGAGGCGGAACATATATTAGAAAGTTACAGAGACGAACATAGAAGAAACGTCATGTGGCTTCCACGATACACCACTGGTGGTGATGTGGTATATTATTGCCACGAATTAGACCTTTATTGCCAAACTATACCATTGACAACTTTCAGGTCCGATATTGATACATGTTCGGATGCGGCCATTCCACCGAGAGATGCAATATACGATGCTACTATTTTGAAGCGGGATTCAGAATTTTCCccaataaatgaaatgtCTGACGCGATTTTGACGAAGACAGATAGTAATTCGAGTTCATCCAAAGACTTCGATCCATTGAAAAGAGAATCCAATGCATCGTCTCTAAATTCTCAAAGTACTTCGGCCAGTGCATACCACCATTTCTCCCAACCATTGTTCTGTATGGACGACTTATTCTATTATCAACCCAGTGATTTAGGGTCTTGGAGTGAATTGAGGGGAAAGTTCCAGTATTTTTTAAATCTATCCTACAAGGCATTAAAGGATTACGATAAGCAATTATTCAGCACTCATTTCTCGAGATTGAACAAAATCATATCGTTTGTTGTAAGCGCTACAAGATTAGTCCAGGAGGACTTTGTTGGAACGAAATACGAAAAATCaataagaagaaaattgaaaagaatattgaGCTCTTATTcacaaatatattcaaatggACTTTTGCATTTGAGTGTAATGTATTATGACAAGAACGTACCAGAATCAAGATTGTTTAGCTTCAATCTTTCCAAATTTAAAGCTAGGGCAGCAAGCACGGCTCAAGACAGCCCCACATCATCTATTTCGACCATAAAACAAGACCCGGAAGACCATTATTTCGATTCTAACAAATCGTCTAAGAAATTATCTAGGAGTGATAGTAGttttatttcatatttgcaacaaattgaatttgagaTTGATAACTTGAAGTATGATATGAACGCATTGATAAAGGTATTTCGAAAGTTAAGTATTGGCAAAAGAATTAAGAAGAGCGATTATGATGGCTCTGATCCTTCTGGAGATGAAGGAGAGGATCGTTATGACATTTTACCCCAAGTATATCCTAGATTTATCGCTGACGAATTTAATGGTGGAAATTGGTGCAATCCGTTTTTTGAGAGTAAGAATACAGTTTTAAATGCTAGTGGagatgaattaaagaaCAGATACCAtctgaaaataattatagatCGTGATGCATTTGAAACTATCAGAAGCTATACGGAAGAGATGGTTAAGTTGAGTGAGGAAacatttgaatatatcGATCCCAAAATACAAcatttatattacaatttgattttgaaaaatgaaagaaaCACCCAGATTCTCAGGCttatatacaaatatttatattttgcaagtCTGATGGTGGATATGATCgaatcatttgattttacTGTCTTCTGTTTGATTCATAGATATGCTTCGTCCGAGGACGATGCCGACAAAGTTATGAGTGAATTTAAAGCTTCACAACTAGAATCTGAGTCAGAAATTACCAGTAATTTAACCTTTGACTATCCGGTAGTTCTTGAGTTCTTCCAATTGAAACAACAGTTTCATGATATAATTTCAAGGATTGTAATGGCAACACAATCGTTGACCCTTGAAGACCCGGATGTTTTTAAAGGAATTAAACAAGAGGATCCATTGTATTATGATCGTGATATTCTAAAAGATCCAAACGAAAAGGCAGCGATGTTGTTatctaatatattaatggaacaaaataataatgttaaaGGGAAGTCAATTTCGCTAAATTGTGATTCTTTGATGTATACATATTTAACTGATGGCTTTAGATTATTTGAATCACTTTTGCCTATTATTCAGCTGTTAATTGAAGAGAGAGAATCTATATTAAACTATGCCACAAGAGTTATGCACAATGACTTGAATGttcaattattattaatggaAAGAAATAATACCGTTCTATCAGAAAAGTCAGACGAAGGCCACGCGTATTATGCAGGTAAAAAACAATCAGATGCTCCTTGGTACTTAGAAGGGgatgatgaatatgatCTTTTGTTAGATATTAAAGGAAATATTAAAGGTGGTACAAAGCAGGCGTTAATAGCGCATTTAACACATCATGATTACTTTGATAGTAATTTCAATAGTGCGTTTTTATTGACTTTTGCGACAATAATGCCAATAGGTGAATTTGTAGACTTGCTTATAAATAGATTCAACTTGGAAGCTCCAGAGGGATTAAGCTACGAGGAATATAATACTTGGATATCTAAAAAGCAAAGTCCAATTAGACTAAGAGTGATGAatgttattaaattattgatagaAAGATATTGGGCCAATTCATACTACGACGAGACTGTGCTTAGTAAATTGCTATCATTCGCTCAGGGTCCTCAGATTAAACTTTTTTCTGTTAGTAAGGTTTTGCAGAGTCATTTACAAAGTTTATTGAATCATGAGAAGGTATGTTTCGAACAAGAGCCAAGTATTCCTACTTCTAAACCTCCACCGCCGTTAATTAAAGGTTACCCGATGAAAAAgacaaaattattagatatCGACTATATTGAACTTGCAAGACAATTAActataaaagaatttaaattatattctaaGATAACGAAATTTGAATGCTTAACTAAAGTTTGGGGAAACAAATCAGGACTCCACGAAGACATTCTGAGCATCACAAACTTTATTAGAACATCTAATCAATTAACCTATTTCGTGGCGTACATGATATTGAGAAAACAAGAGGTGAAGAAGAGAGTTCACCTAATAACCTATTTCGTACAAGTTGCAGAAAAATGTAAACAGTACAACAATTTCTCTTCAATGACTGCCATTATTTCAGCATTATATTCTTCCCCTATCCATAGATTGAGTAGAACTTGGAAGCATGTTCCTATTGAAGCCTTGACTAATTTAAGGAATATGAATaagttgatgaattcttcaCGGAATTTCAATGAGTATAGAGATGTGTTAAAATTTGTCGGATCAGAGCCTTGTGTTCCATTTTTCGGTGTCTATTTAAGTGATTTAACATTCGTTTACCATGGTAATCCTGACTATTTAATGAATAGATCCAGAATGATTAACTTTGCCAAGCGTGCGAAAACTTGTGAAATTGTAACTGGCATTGATAGATTCAAAAGCACTGCTTATAATTTACAAGAAGTTGCCGAGGTTCAGgaatatcttctttcttggtTTGACAAATGCCCAACTATAGAGGaacaatatcaattgtCCTTAAATTTGGAACCTAGGATAAATGTCCATGGTAACAATGCTGCAAGAAATCAGAAATATTCATCGGGAACGTTTTCATTCGGGAAACACTAG